A window of the Chrysemys picta bellii isolate R12L10 chromosome 24, ASM1138683v2, whole genome shotgun sequence genome harbors these coding sequences:
- the SRCIN1 gene encoding SRC kinase signaling inhibitor 1 isoform X10, with the protein MSEAELPIGFNRMNRFRQSLPLSRSTSQTKLRSPGVLFLQFGDETRRVHITHEISSMDTLHALIVHMFPQKLTMGMLKSSNTAILIKDESRNVFYELEDVRDIQDRSIIKIYRKEPLYASFPASHITNGDLRREMVYTSRESSPTRRLNSMSPASHLTSGSPPPVLQSSSPSRSRMSYSGGRPPSYAGSPVHHGERLSNLPPAAGVSPSPSAILERRDVKPDEDLAGKNMVLMKNEGLYADPYGMVHEGRLSITSTQSLAGMGDPFAYAGGLYKRGSVRSLSTYSAAALQTELEDSLYKPNAQIYSDTYGPSLGFRMPPSSPQKMADGRLVDVQQGQSPHSPYSGPPSRSSPVRQSFRKDSCSSVFMDSPVSKPRNPSSSGPPELFPGPGDRPLSGFGPPVPAKDTETRERMEAMEKQIASLTGLVQSALLRGSEGETPSEKTDATNGGTPPSAPASRSCTGTPIPAPSYPSATSTPAGQPTAITRLHMQLHLHDLQQNASDLRNQLQQLKKLQLQNQETVKTMLRRTETEISVRVTDTMRKQEDPLQRQRSLVEEERLRYLNEEELITQQLNDLEKSVEKIQKDNHRLVPVQELEEKAMVLKQLGETLTELKAHFPSLQSKMRVVLRVEVEAVKFLKEEPHRLDGLLKRCKTVTDTLAQIRRQVDESVWAPSNNLSQSPKKVASEIDFSKGLDFEVPTSPPMNLHDLTASTDTLGTPGFGQSGPQPPKSNNPSRAPEMVPAKTQTGPETPGRRSADKAVSVEAAERDWEEKRAALTQYSAKDINRLLEETQAELMKAIPDLEFATKHKQAAGSAASTPEHKPSKPQHAQKATAKIDPNGRRGSDELTVPRYRTEKPSKSPPPPPPRRSFPSSHGLTTTRTGEVIITSKKDSSFMKKAESEELEPQKPQVKLRRTVSEVTRPASTPPIIASAIKDDDEEDRIIAELEVFQRSSGSPFIPKFRCDRLAAAVSPAPADLWPNGAALAAEGWKAAAASQPDAGTDSSRQLSVQEPASPASPTVPLPQIVLTEWVSDPPSPEAELEVASETGSHPCTNQSSNREVGMEGSPPVEPTQAMAETERNLEGLGLLSSSPENQAEREENSLIQVPSGFLEQTLSAPGSSQASPIQPGGAPEGERAFLVTNPPTQSLSKDEGNALVEEGGEKVGTLNAGEEGSCETMAYGPVVRVEDKPLIDLLKEPADPELGSEKVSSITDEGSKAAVGFHGDVSEPKARRTNPSSERMPPTSEDPSGASKQAQREDLTGCPVSKCPTPRPRSFPGKDPNHQVSEQLTIQPTEEYFHASRFSEHRATSGRRTLDQLADGEETKAASNTGGSPAEREQEPDLEGKTKEEMSPLGFASLSSHEICECTYQRLDSLEETIRELEMTINEINIHPSAEFLFRTELLGQLGSQDDRGLKEGLGDLEHSCWHARTVDSGQGEADAPRRSSLSGTKPPLLPKPQLPLDSPKSGGVSIPAMKMVNPASRLKQTQQGSPDKSKHIKQRMEYMRIQGQQQSAKNFTPPVLRASSNEDSAQRQHLPCLVQGGPEQKQKAVDGGRKGVGGKRLLKTPQKPSDLTVNATPFFFP; encoded by the exons ATGTCTGAAGCCGAGCTGCCCATTGGATTCAACAGGATGAACCGGTTCCGGCAGAGCTTGCCTTTGTCCCGCTCCACCAGCCAAACCAAGCTCCGGTCGCCAG GGGTCCTTTTCCTGCAGTTCGGGGACGAGACGAGGCGCGTCCACATCACCCACGAGATCAGCAGCATGGACACGCTGCACGCCCTCATCGTCCACATGTTCCCCCAGAAGCTCACCATGGGGATGCTGAAATCGTCCAACACCGCCATCCTGATCAAGGACGAGTCGCGCAATGTCTTCTACGAGCTGGAGGACGTCCG GGACATCCAGGACAGAAGCATCATCAAAATCTACCGCAAAGAGCCCCTCTacgcctccttcccagcctcgcACATCACCAATGGGGACCTGAGG CGGGAGATGGTTTACACCTCCAGGGAGTCGTCCCCCACCCGCCGGCTGAACAGCATGTCCCCCGCTTCCCACCTCACCTCTGGCTCCCCTCCGCCCGTGCTCCAGTCTTCCTCCCCGTCCCGCTCCCGCATGTCCTACAGCGGCGGGCGCCCGCCCTCCTACGCCGGCAGCCCCGTGCACCACGGCGAGCGCCTCTCCAACCTGCCGCCCGCCGCGGGCGTGTCGCCCAGCCCCAGCGCCATCCTGGAGCGCCGGGACGTCAAGCCGGACGAAGACCTGGCCGGCAAGAACATGGTGCTGATGAAGAACGAGGGGCTGTATGCCGACCCCTACGGCATGGTGCACGAGGGGCGGCTCAGCATCACCTCCACGCAGTCCCTGGCCGGCATGGGCGACCCCTTCGCCTACGCCGGGGGGCTGTACAAACGGGGCTCGGTCCGCTCCCTCAGCACCTACTCGGCAGCCGCCCTGCAGACAGAGCTGGAGGACAGCCTGTACAAGCCCAACGCCCAGATCTACAGCGACACCTACGGGCCCAGCCTCGGCTTCCGCATGCCCCCGTCCTCCCCGCAGAAGATGGCCGACGGCCGGCTGGTGGACGTCCAGCAGGGGCAGAGCCCTCACAGTCCCTACTCGGGGCCGCCCAGCAGGTCCTCACCTGTCCGCCAGTCCTTCCGCAAAGACTCCTGCTCCTCGGTCTTCATGGACAGCCCCGTCAGCAAGCCCCGCAACCCCAGCTCCTCGGGGCCCCCCGAACTCTTCCCAGGCCCCGGGGATCGACCCCTATCAGGGTTCGGTCCTCCCGTGCCCGCCAAGGATACGGAAACAAG GGAACGGATGGAAGCCATGGAGAAGCAGATTGCCAGCCTGACGGGGCTGGTGCAGAGTGCGCTGCTCCGGGGCTCCGAGGGCGAGACCCCCAG CGAGAAGACGGACGCCACCAACGGAGGGACACCCCCGTCAGCAC CCGCCAGCCGGAGCTGCACGGGGACTCCGATCCCCGCCCCCTCGTACCCCTCCGCCACCAGCACCCCAGCCGGGCAGCCGACGGCCATCACCCGCCTGCACATGCAACTGCACCTCCACGACCTGCAGCAGAACGCCAGCGACCTCCGCAACCAACTGCAGCAGCTGAAGAAGCTGCAG CTGCAGAACCAGGAGACGGTGAAGACGATGCTGCGGCGGACGGAGACAGAGATCAGCGTGCGGGTGACGGACACCATGCGCAAGCAGGAGGACCCCCTGCAGCGTCAGCGCAGCCTGGTGGAGGAGGAGCGGCTCCGCTACCTGAACGAGGAAGAGCTAATCACCCAGCAGTTAAA CGACCTGGAGAAGTCGGTGGAGAAGATCCAGAAGGACAATCACCGGCTGGTTCCtgtgcaggagctggaggagaaggcCATGGTGCTTAAACAGCTGGGGGAGACGCTGACCGAACTGAAGG CTCACTTCCCCAGCCTGCAGAGTAAGATGCGGGTGGTGCTGCGGGTGGAGGTGGAGGCTGTGAAGTTCCTCAAGGAGGAGCCGCACCGGCTGGATGGCCTGCTGAAGCGCTGCAAGACCGTGACAGACACCCTCGCCCAGATCCGCAG GCAAGTGGATGAGAGCGTGTGGGCTCCGTCCAACAACCTGAGCCAGTCCCCGAAGAAGGTGGCATCAGAGATCGATTTCAGCAAGGGTCTGGATTTCGAGGTCCCCACCAGCCCCCCGATGAACCTCCATGACCTGACCGCCTCCACAGATACCCTGGGCACGCCGGGCTTCGGGCAGagtggcccccagccccccaagagCAATaacccctcccgggctccggagaTGGTGCCGGCCAAGACCCAGACGGGCCCCGAGACTCCCGGCAGGAGGAGCGCGGACAAGGCCGTGTCCGTAGAG GCCGCCGAGCGGGACTGGGAGGAGAAGAGGGCAGCGCTGACCCAGTACAGCGCCAAGGACATTAACCGCCTCCTGGAGGAGACCCAGGCCGAGCTCATGAAGGCCATCCCCGACCTGGAGTTTGCCACCAAGCACAAGCAGGCCGCCGGCAGCGCCGCCTCCACGCCTGAGCACAAGCCCTCCAAGCCGCAGCACGCACAGAAAGCCACCGCCAAAATCGACCCCAATGGCCGCCGGGGCTCAG ACGAGCTGACAGTCCCCAGGTATCGGACCGAGAAGCCCTCGAAATCGCCGCCTCCCCCCCCTCCTCGCCGGAGCTTCCCTTCCTCCCACGGGCTGACCACCACCCGCACCGGCGAGGTGATCATCACCAGCAAGAAGGACTCGAGCTTCATGAAG AAGGCAGAGTCggaggagctggagccccagaagCCCCAGGTGAAGCTGAGGCGGACCGTGTCGGAGGTCACCAGGCCCGCGTCCACCCCACCCATCATCGCCTCCGCCATCAAGGACGACGACGAGGAGGACCGGATCATCGCCGAGCTGGAG GTGTTTCAGAGAAGCTCTGGCTCCCCATTTATCCCCAAGTTCCGCTGCGACCGGCTCGCGGCCGCCGTCTCCCCCGCTCCCGCAGACTTGTGGCCCAATGGGGCCGCGCTGGCAGCCGAAGGATGGAAG GCTGCAGCGGCCAGCCAGCCCGATGCTGGAACagactccagccgccagctgtcaGTCCAG GAACCGGCCTCTCCAGCCAGCCCGACTGTCCCCCTCCCTCAGATTGTGCTCACCGAGTGGGTGTCTGACCCGCCTTCGCCTGAAGCCGAACTGGAGGTGGCTTCAGAAACAGGCAGCCATCCGTGCACTAACCAGTCCAGCAAcagagaggtgggaatggaaggATCTCCACCTGTAGAGCCTACACAGGCCATGGCGGAAACCGAGAGAAACTTGGAGGGGTTGGGGCTCTTGTCAAGCAGCCCTGAGAACCAGGCTGAAAGAGAGGAAAACTCTCTCATCCAGGTGCCATCTGGTTTCTTAGAGCAGACTCTGTCGGCGCCAGGGAGCAGCCAAGCCTCACCCATCCAGCCTGGAGGTGCTCCAGAAGGAGAGAGAGCATTCTTAGTAACAAACCCCCCGACCCAGTCTCTGTCAAAGGATGAAGGGAACGCCTTGGTtgaggagggaggagaaaaggttGGGACGTTGAACGCCGGAGAGGAAGGCAGCTGCGAGACTATGGCCTACGGGCCAGTTGTCCGTGTGGAGGACAAACCCCTCATCGATCTCTTGAAAGAACCCGCGGACCCCGAATTGGGTTCCGAGAAGGTTTCCTCCATCACTGACGAAGGGTCTAAAGCGGCCGTGGGATTTCACGGCGATGTCTCAGAACCCAAAGCCAGGAGAACCAATCCAAGCTCGGAGAGGATGCCCCCCACTTCTGAAGACCCCAGTGGGGCTAGCAAGCAGGCGCAAAGGGAAGACCTCACTGGCTGTCCAGTCTCAAAGTGTCCAACACCAAGACCAAGATCTTTCCCAGGCAAAGATCCAAACCACCAGGTGTCTGAACAACTCACAATACAGCCTACTGAGGAGTACTTCCATGCTTCGAGATTCAGTGAGCATAGAGCCACCTCTGGACGGAGAACCCTAGACCAACTTGCAGATGGAGAGGAGACCAAGGCAGCCTCGAATACTGGAGGGTCCCCagcagagagagagcaagaacCGGACCTAGAAGGCAAAACCAAAGAGGAAATGTCTCCTCTCGGCTTTGCAAGTCTAAGCAGCCACGAGATTTGTGAATGCACGTACCAAAGACTGGACAGCCTTGAAGAAACTATCCGTGAGCTGGAGATGACCATTAATGAAATCAATATCCACCCGTCAGCTGAATTTCTATTCCGGACAGAGCTGCTAGGACAGCTGGGGTCTCAGGACGACAGAGGGCTAAAGGAGGGCTTGGGGGATCTTGAACACAGTTGCTGGCATGCCAGGACCGTGGATTCAGGACAGGGTGAGGCTGATGCTCCCAGGAGGTCATCTCTGAGCGGGACCAAGCCGCCTCTGCTACCCAAGCCACAGCTTCCGCTCGACAGTCCTAAG AGCGGCGGGGTTTCCATTCCAGCCATGAAGATGGTGAATCCGGCCTCCAGGCTGAAGCAGACCCAGCAGGGAAGTCCGGACAAAAGCAAACACATCAAGCAGAGAATGGAATACATGAGAATCCAGGGACAACAGCAG
- the SRCIN1 gene encoding SRC kinase signaling inhibitor 1 isoform X8 — translation MKRARLFRMQGQTRSSRHSQGSQPALADQAKLSFASAESLETMSEAELPIGFNRMNRFRQSLPLSRSTSQTKLRSPGVLFLQFGDETRRVHITHEISSMDTLHALIVHMFPQKLTMGMLKSSNTAILIKDESRNVFYELEDVRDIQDRSIIKIYRKEPLYASFPASHITNGDLRREMVYTSRESSPTRRLNSMSPASHLTSGSPPPVLQSSSPSRSRMSYSGGRPPSYAGSPVHHGERLSNLPPAAGVSPSPSAILERRDVKPDEDLAGKNMVLMKNEGLYADPYGMVHEGRLSITSTQSLAGMGDPFAYAGGLYKRGSVRSLSTYSAAALQTELEDSLYKPNAQIYSDTYGPSLGFRMPPSSPQKMADGRLVDVQQGQSPHSPYSGPPSRSSPVRQSFRKDSCSSVFMDSPVSKPRNPSSSGPPELFPGPGDRPLSGFGPPVPAKDTETRERMEAMEKQIASLTGLVQSALLRGSEGETPSEKTDATNGGTPPSAPASRSCTGTPIPAPSYPSATSTPAGQPTAITRLHMQLHLHDLQQNASDLRNQLQQLKKLQLQNQETVKTMLRRTETEISVRVTDTMRKQEDPLQRQRSLVEEERLRYLNEEELITQQLNDLEKSVEKIQKDNHRLVPVQELEEKAMVLKQLGETLTELKAHFPSLQSKMRVVLRVEVEAVKFLKEEPHRLDGLLKRCKTVTDTLAQIRRQVDESVWAPSNNLSQSPKKVASEIDFSKGLDFEVPTSPPMNLHDLTASTDTLGTPGFGQSGPQPPKSNNPSRAPEMVPAKTQTGPETPGRRSADKAVSVEAAERDWEEKRAALTQYSAKDINRLLEETQAELMKAIPDLEFATKHKQAAGSAASTPEHKPSKPQHAQKATAKIDPNGRRGSDELTVPRYRTEKPSKSPPPPPPRRSFPSSHGLTTTRTGEVIITSKKDSSFMKKAESEELEPQKPQVKLRRTVSEVTRPASTPPIIASAIKDDDEEDRIIAELEVFQRSSGSPFIPKFRCDRLAAAVSPAPADLWPNGAALAAEGWKAAAASQPDAGTDSSRQLSVQEPASPASPTVPLPQIVLTEWVSDPPSPEAELEVASETGSHPCTNQSSNREVGMEGSPPVEPTQAMAETERNLEGLGLLSSSPENQAEREENSLIQVPSGFLEQTLSAPGSSQASPIQPGGAPEGERAFLVTNPPTQSLSKDEGNALVEEGGEKVGTLNAGEEGSCETMAYGPVVRVEDKPLIDLLKEPADPELGSEKVSSITDEGSKAAVGFHGDVSEPKARRTNPSSERMPPTSEDPSGASKQAQREDLTGCPVSKCPTPRPRSFPGKDPNHQVSEQLTIQPTEEYFHASRFSEHRATSGRRTLDQLADGEETKAASNTGGSPAEREQEPDLEGKTKEEMSPLGFASLSSHEICECTYQRLDSLEETIRELEMTINEINIHPSAEFLFRTELLGQLGSQDDRGLKEGLGDLEHSCWHARTVDSGQGEADAPRRSSLSGTKPPLLPKPQLPLDSPKSGGVSIPAMKMVNPASRLKQTQQGSPDKSKHIKQRMEYMRIQGQQQSAKNFTPPVLRASSNEDSAQRQHLPCLVQGGPEQKQKAVDGGRKGVGGKRLLKTPQKPSDLTVNATPFFFP, via the exons ACAAGAAGTTCGCGGCactcccagggctcccagcccgccCTGGCCGATCAAGCCAAACTCTCCTTCGCCTCGGCCGAGTCCCTGGAAACCATGTCTGAAGCCGAGCTGCCCATTGGATTCAACAGGATGAACCGGTTCCGGCAGAGCTTGCCTTTGTCCCGCTCCACCAGCCAAACCAAGCTCCGGTCGCCAG GGGTCCTTTTCCTGCAGTTCGGGGACGAGACGAGGCGCGTCCACATCACCCACGAGATCAGCAGCATGGACACGCTGCACGCCCTCATCGTCCACATGTTCCCCCAGAAGCTCACCATGGGGATGCTGAAATCGTCCAACACCGCCATCCTGATCAAGGACGAGTCGCGCAATGTCTTCTACGAGCTGGAGGACGTCCG GGACATCCAGGACAGAAGCATCATCAAAATCTACCGCAAAGAGCCCCTCTacgcctccttcccagcctcgcACATCACCAATGGGGACCTGAGG CGGGAGATGGTTTACACCTCCAGGGAGTCGTCCCCCACCCGCCGGCTGAACAGCATGTCCCCCGCTTCCCACCTCACCTCTGGCTCCCCTCCGCCCGTGCTCCAGTCTTCCTCCCCGTCCCGCTCCCGCATGTCCTACAGCGGCGGGCGCCCGCCCTCCTACGCCGGCAGCCCCGTGCACCACGGCGAGCGCCTCTCCAACCTGCCGCCCGCCGCGGGCGTGTCGCCCAGCCCCAGCGCCATCCTGGAGCGCCGGGACGTCAAGCCGGACGAAGACCTGGCCGGCAAGAACATGGTGCTGATGAAGAACGAGGGGCTGTATGCCGACCCCTACGGCATGGTGCACGAGGGGCGGCTCAGCATCACCTCCACGCAGTCCCTGGCCGGCATGGGCGACCCCTTCGCCTACGCCGGGGGGCTGTACAAACGGGGCTCGGTCCGCTCCCTCAGCACCTACTCGGCAGCCGCCCTGCAGACAGAGCTGGAGGACAGCCTGTACAAGCCCAACGCCCAGATCTACAGCGACACCTACGGGCCCAGCCTCGGCTTCCGCATGCCCCCGTCCTCCCCGCAGAAGATGGCCGACGGCCGGCTGGTGGACGTCCAGCAGGGGCAGAGCCCTCACAGTCCCTACTCGGGGCCGCCCAGCAGGTCCTCACCTGTCCGCCAGTCCTTCCGCAAAGACTCCTGCTCCTCGGTCTTCATGGACAGCCCCGTCAGCAAGCCCCGCAACCCCAGCTCCTCGGGGCCCCCCGAACTCTTCCCAGGCCCCGGGGATCGACCCCTATCAGGGTTCGGTCCTCCCGTGCCCGCCAAGGATACGGAAACAAG GGAACGGATGGAAGCCATGGAGAAGCAGATTGCCAGCCTGACGGGGCTGGTGCAGAGTGCGCTGCTCCGGGGCTCCGAGGGCGAGACCCCCAG CGAGAAGACGGACGCCACCAACGGAGGGACACCCCCGTCAGCAC CCGCCAGCCGGAGCTGCACGGGGACTCCGATCCCCGCCCCCTCGTACCCCTCCGCCACCAGCACCCCAGCCGGGCAGCCGACGGCCATCACCCGCCTGCACATGCAACTGCACCTCCACGACCTGCAGCAGAACGCCAGCGACCTCCGCAACCAACTGCAGCAGCTGAAGAAGCTGCAG CTGCAGAACCAGGAGACGGTGAAGACGATGCTGCGGCGGACGGAGACAGAGATCAGCGTGCGGGTGACGGACACCATGCGCAAGCAGGAGGACCCCCTGCAGCGTCAGCGCAGCCTGGTGGAGGAGGAGCGGCTCCGCTACCTGAACGAGGAAGAGCTAATCACCCAGCAGTTAAA CGACCTGGAGAAGTCGGTGGAGAAGATCCAGAAGGACAATCACCGGCTGGTTCCtgtgcaggagctggaggagaaggcCATGGTGCTTAAACAGCTGGGGGAGACGCTGACCGAACTGAAGG CTCACTTCCCCAGCCTGCAGAGTAAGATGCGGGTGGTGCTGCGGGTGGAGGTGGAGGCTGTGAAGTTCCTCAAGGAGGAGCCGCACCGGCTGGATGGCCTGCTGAAGCGCTGCAAGACCGTGACAGACACCCTCGCCCAGATCCGCAG GCAAGTGGATGAGAGCGTGTGGGCTCCGTCCAACAACCTGAGCCAGTCCCCGAAGAAGGTGGCATCAGAGATCGATTTCAGCAAGGGTCTGGATTTCGAGGTCCCCACCAGCCCCCCGATGAACCTCCATGACCTGACCGCCTCCACAGATACCCTGGGCACGCCGGGCTTCGGGCAGagtggcccccagccccccaagagCAATaacccctcccgggctccggagaTGGTGCCGGCCAAGACCCAGACGGGCCCCGAGACTCCCGGCAGGAGGAGCGCGGACAAGGCCGTGTCCGTAGAG GCCGCCGAGCGGGACTGGGAGGAGAAGAGGGCAGCGCTGACCCAGTACAGCGCCAAGGACATTAACCGCCTCCTGGAGGAGACCCAGGCCGAGCTCATGAAGGCCATCCCCGACCTGGAGTTTGCCACCAAGCACAAGCAGGCCGCCGGCAGCGCCGCCTCCACGCCTGAGCACAAGCCCTCCAAGCCGCAGCACGCACAGAAAGCCACCGCCAAAATCGACCCCAATGGCCGCCGGGGCTCAG ACGAGCTGACAGTCCCCAGGTATCGGACCGAGAAGCCCTCGAAATCGCCGCCTCCCCCCCCTCCTCGCCGGAGCTTCCCTTCCTCCCACGGGCTGACCACCACCCGCACCGGCGAGGTGATCATCACCAGCAAGAAGGACTCGAGCTTCATGAAG AAGGCAGAGTCggaggagctggagccccagaagCCCCAGGTGAAGCTGAGGCGGACCGTGTCGGAGGTCACCAGGCCCGCGTCCACCCCACCCATCATCGCCTCCGCCATCAAGGACGACGACGAGGAGGACCGGATCATCGCCGAGCTGGAG GTGTTTCAGAGAAGCTCTGGCTCCCCATTTATCCCCAAGTTCCGCTGCGACCGGCTCGCGGCCGCCGTCTCCCCCGCTCCCGCAGACTTGTGGCCCAATGGGGCCGCGCTGGCAGCCGAAGGATGGAAG GCTGCAGCGGCCAGCCAGCCCGATGCTGGAACagactccagccgccagctgtcaGTCCAG GAACCGGCCTCTCCAGCCAGCCCGACTGTCCCCCTCCCTCAGATTGTGCTCACCGAGTGGGTGTCTGACCCGCCTTCGCCTGAAGCCGAACTGGAGGTGGCTTCAGAAACAGGCAGCCATCCGTGCACTAACCAGTCCAGCAAcagagaggtgggaatggaaggATCTCCACCTGTAGAGCCTACACAGGCCATGGCGGAAACCGAGAGAAACTTGGAGGGGTTGGGGCTCTTGTCAAGCAGCCCTGAGAACCAGGCTGAAAGAGAGGAAAACTCTCTCATCCAGGTGCCATCTGGTTTCTTAGAGCAGACTCTGTCGGCGCCAGGGAGCAGCCAAGCCTCACCCATCCAGCCTGGAGGTGCTCCAGAAGGAGAGAGAGCATTCTTAGTAACAAACCCCCCGACCCAGTCTCTGTCAAAGGATGAAGGGAACGCCTTGGTtgaggagggaggagaaaaggttGGGACGTTGAACGCCGGAGAGGAAGGCAGCTGCGAGACTATGGCCTACGGGCCAGTTGTCCGTGTGGAGGACAAACCCCTCATCGATCTCTTGAAAGAACCCGCGGACCCCGAATTGGGTTCCGAGAAGGTTTCCTCCATCACTGACGAAGGGTCTAAAGCGGCCGTGGGATTTCACGGCGATGTCTCAGAACCCAAAGCCAGGAGAACCAATCCAAGCTCGGAGAGGATGCCCCCCACTTCTGAAGACCCCAGTGGGGCTAGCAAGCAGGCGCAAAGGGAAGACCTCACTGGCTGTCCAGTCTCAAAGTGTCCAACACCAAGACCAAGATCTTTCCCAGGCAAAGATCCAAACCACCAGGTGTCTGAACAACTCACAATACAGCCTACTGAGGAGTACTTCCATGCTTCGAGATTCAGTGAGCATAGAGCCACCTCTGGACGGAGAACCCTAGACCAACTTGCAGATGGAGAGGAGACCAAGGCAGCCTCGAATACTGGAGGGTCCCCagcagagagagagcaagaacCGGACCTAGAAGGCAAAACCAAAGAGGAAATGTCTCCTCTCGGCTTTGCAAGTCTAAGCAGCCACGAGATTTGTGAATGCACGTACCAAAGACTGGACAGCCTTGAAGAAACTATCCGTGAGCTGGAGATGACCATTAATGAAATCAATATCCACCCGTCAGCTGAATTTCTATTCCGGACAGAGCTGCTAGGACAGCTGGGGTCTCAGGACGACAGAGGGCTAAAGGAGGGCTTGGGGGATCTTGAACACAGTTGCTGGCATGCCAGGACCGTGGATTCAGGACAGGGTGAGGCTGATGCTCCCAGGAGGTCATCTCTGAGCGGGACCAAGCCGCCTCTGCTACCCAAGCCACAGCTTCCGCTCGACAGTCCTAAG AGCGGCGGGGTTTCCATTCCAGCCATGAAGATGGTGAATCCGGCCTCCAGGCTGAAGCAGACCCAGCAGGGAAGTCCGGACAAAAGCAAACACATCAAGCAGAGAATGGAATACATGAGAATCCAGGGACAACAGCAG